A genomic region of Xanthomonas campestris pv. phormiicola contains the following coding sequences:
- a CDS encoding four helix bundle protein, protein MTLAKQVYEITADFPREERYGLTSQLQRSAVSIPSNIAEGNARYGARDYARFISMAQGSCAELQTQLLLALELSLGDAAAIEEALSTCDRVGRMLYKLHRSLLQKLESESRVPSPESRS, encoded by the coding sequence ATGACGTTGGCCAAGCAGGTTTACGAAATCACTGCGGATTTTCCGCGGGAAGAGCGTTATGGCTTGACGTCACAACTGCAACGTTCCGCCGTATCCATTCCTTCTAACATCGCCGAAGGCAACGCACGCTACGGCGCGCGTGACTACGCAAGATTCATTTCCATGGCGCAGGGATCCTGCGCCGAACTGCAAACGCAATTGCTGTTGGCGCTGGAGCTTTCCCTGGGCGACGCAGCAGCAATCGAAGAAGCCCTATCGACGTGTGACCGGGTCGGCCGCATGCTTTACAAGCTGCATCGCAGCTTGCTGCAGAAGCTCGAATCCGAGTCCCGAGTCCCAAGTCCCGAGTCCCGGAGCTGA